Proteins from one Salmo salar chromosome ssa07, Ssal_v3.1, whole genome shotgun sequence genomic window:
- the LOC123743824 gene encoding shaker-related potassium channel tsha2, whose protein sequence is MTVVPRENHDETVALTALSQDVFEPADQRTDQECCERVVINISGLLFETQLKTLAQFPTTLLGDPRKRMRFFDPLRNEYFFDRNRPSFDAILYYYQSGGRLRRPVNVPLDIFMEEIKFYQLGEDVIENFKEDEGFIKEEERPLPENEFQRQVWLLFEYPESSGPARGIAIVSVLVILISIVIFCLETLPEFRDEKEKNWDTELSLNGTNNAKKPNPFTDPFFIVETLCIIWFSFELFVRFLACPSKPAFFKNMMNTIDIVAIMPYFITLGLELAEHQGNGQQAMSLAILRVIRLVRVFRIFKLSRHSKGLQILGQTLKASMRELGLLIFFLFIGVILFSSAVYFAETDDPDSGFSSIPDAFWWAVVSMTTVGYGDMCPVTIGGKIVGSLCAIAGVLTIALPVPVIVSNFNYFYHRETEHEEQFQYTHVTCGQQRQPSLGELKNSDSQPSLSKSDFIATEDADSIKYTNCSPHKAPCSPHKAYTGKLTNV, encoded by the coding sequence ATGACAGTAGTACCCAGAGAGAACCACGATGAGACTGTGGCACTAACAGCCCTGTCCCAAGATGTGTTCGAACCGGCGGACCAGCGGACGGATCAGGAATGCTGCGAGCGCGTTGTCATCAACATCTCCGGATTGCTCTTTGAAACCCAGCTGAAAACACTCGCTCAGTTCCCCACCACTTTACTAGGGGATCCGAGGAAGAGAATGCGCTTCTTCGACCCTCTGAGGAACGAGTACTTCTTCGACAGGAACAGACCCAGTTTCGACGCTATCCTCTACTATTACCAGTCCGGCGGTCGCCTCAGGAGACCAGTCAACGTCCCTTTGGATATATTTATGGAGGAGATCAAATTTTACCAATTGGGAGAAGATGTGATTGAGAATTTTAAGGAGGATGAGGGATTTAtaaaagaagaagagagaccgTTACCGGAAAATGAGTTTCAACGACAGGTCTGGCTACTGTTTGAATACCCGGAGAGTTCGGGACCAGCCAGAGGGATTGCTATCGTATCTGTTCTGGTGATTTTAATTTCTATTGTTATCTTCTGTTTGGAAACGCTGCCTGAGTTTAGGGATGAAAAAGAGAAAAATTGGGACACTGAGCTGTCTTTGAATGGAACTAACAACGCTAAGAAACCCAATCCATTCACAGATCCTTTCTTTATAGTGGAGACACTGTGTATTATCTGGTTCTCCTTCGAGCTGTTCGTCAGATTCCTAGCTTGCCCTTCCAAGCCTGCTTTTTTCAAAAACATGATGAACACCATCGATATTGTGGCCATTATGCCCTATTTTATCACCCTGGGGTTGGAGTTGGCGGAACACCAAGGAAACGGACAGCAAGCCATGTCTCTGGCCATCCTCAGGGTCATCCGACTGGTCCGGGTGTTTAGGATCTTCAAGTTGTCCAGACACTCCAAGGGGCTTCAGATATTAGGACAAACACTCAAAGCAAGTATGAGAGAATTGGGTCTGCTCATTTTCTTCCTCTTCATCGGAGTCATCCTCTTCTCCAGCGCTGTCTATTTCGCCGAAACCGACGATCCAGACTCCGGTTTTAGTTCGATCCCCGACGCGTTTTGGTGGGCTGTGGTCTCCATGACTACAGTGGGCTACGGGGACATGTGCCCGGTGACCATAGGAGGCAAGATCGTGGGCTCTCTGTGCGCCATAGCCGGTGTGCTCACCATCGCGTTACCGGTCCCCGTCATCGTGTCCAACTTTAACTACTTCTATCACCGGGAGACCGAGCACGAAGAACAGTTCCAATATACCCATGTGACGTGTGGCCAGCAACGGCAACCGTCTCTCGGTGAATTAAAAAACAGTGACAGCCAACCATCTCTTTCCAAATCGGATTTCATAGCCACGGAGGACGCTGACTCTATTAAATATACcaactgcagcccacacaaaGCGCCCTGCAGCCCACACAAAGCTTACACGGGGAAACTCACTAATGTATGA